The Euwallacea similis isolate ESF13 chromosome 18, ESF131.1, whole genome shotgun sequence genome contains a region encoding:
- the mas gene encoding protein masquerade — translation MTRTRTCSFLLLFLLFLVRDSTGQDDSLAGSFLSGLLDTITTTADSKDCPGVCVHALATIICYDVLEDVACPSSSMKCCVEPPGPNETMSSGNSSTNNEVTTLPSTTTTKLSTTTSTTTRATTTVSTTTTVYTTSEKHANSTEKDDGAKACAEKRGVCVAERVADYCEAILNSSSLCKPGLKCCVSSDAYGEKPPPDLIFPNKTKTNITKVETRTTPKSTTSTLEATTPHMIKVNVPTSSRPQLLKQCSGECLTGLFALFCDDVDTDATCPNDGSCCITSPLSDDDITTKPQPVRTTTTPRPTTRDPGPICPGFCLLNIMAAFCERPSVLIPHTSNCKRGSVCCDNTRSSSTYTPKPKPQKPHYPPPSTTTLDPRPDCPGSCIVSYLSFTCFRNAEMTEIFKCRKAGTKCCAPKSLIKEAALGQIDDMHLKYTTTPSPGSVPFTVQPITMQTTTEVAKPIVTTPRNQVYSKYVCGVKGTSRMGRVVGGEDGDQGEWCWQVALINSLNQYLCGAALIGTQWVLTAAHCVTNIVRSGDAIYVRVGDHDLTKKYGSPGAQTLRVATTYIHHNHNSQTLDNDIALLKLHGQAELKEGVCLVCLPARGVNHAAGKRCTVTGYGYMGEAGPIPLRVREAELPIVSDAECIRKVNAVTEKIFILPASSFCAGGEEGNDACQGDGGGPLVCQDDGFYELAGLVSWGFGCGRVDVPGVYVKVSSFIGWINQIISVNNL, via the exons GTCTTCTGGATACAATAACCACAACAGCCGACTCCAAAGACTGTCCCGGTGTCTGCGTCCACGCTCTGGCAACTATTATTTGCTATGACGTTCTGGAGGACGTGGCCTGCCCTTCGTCCTCCATGAAGTGCTGCGTAGAGCCGCCAGGCCCCAATGAGACCATGTCTTCCGGGAACAGCAGTACGAACAATGAAGTTACAACATTACCCAGTACCACCACTACCAAACTTAGTACAACCACCAGCACCACAACAAGAGCAACGACTACTGTGAGCACAACTACCACAGTTTAT ACAACATCAGAGAAACACGCAAATTCGACGGAAAAAGATGATG GTGCCAAAGCTTGTGCAGAGAAACGGGGAGTCTGTGTTGCAGAACGTGTTGCTGATTACTGTGAGGCTATTCTGAACTCATCTAGTTTGTGTAAACCGGGTTTGAAGTGTTGTGTTTCCAGCGACGCGTACGGTGAAAAACCTCCTCCAGATTTGATTTTTCCGaataaaaccaaaacaaaCATTACCAAAGTAGAGACTAGGACTACACCAAAGAGTACCACAAGTACACTAGAAGCTACTACTCCACATATGATTAAAGTGAATGTGCCCACAAGTAGTAGACCTCAACTTTTGAAACAGTGTAGCGGCGAATGTCTTACCGGACTTTTTGCTCTCTTTTGTGACGATGTCGATACTGACGCTACATGTCCCAATGATGGAAGTTGCTGCATTACATCTCCT CTCAGTGACGATGACATCACAACCAAACCCCAACCAGTCCGGACAACTACCACGCCGCGCCCTACAACCAGAGATCCAGGCCCAATTTGTCCAGGGTTCTGCCTTCTGAACATCATGGCGGCATTCTGTGAAAGGCCTTCTGTACTGATTCCCCATACGTCGAACTGCAAACGAGGGTCTGTGTGCTGTGACAACACGAGAAGCAGCAGCACGTATACACCAAAACCAAAACCACAGAAACCTCACTATCCACCACCAAGTACTACAACTTTGGATCCCAGGCCTGACTGTCCTGGCTCTTGTATCGTCTCATACTTGAGTTTTACATGCTTCA ggaATGCTGAAATgactgaaattttcaaatgcagGAAAGCAGGGACTAAGTGCTGTGCCCCGAAATCGTTAATAAAAGAAGCAGCTCTAGGACAAATTGATGATATGCATCTTAAATATACTACTACACCTAGTCCTGGATCAGTTCCTTTTACGGTTCAGCCCATAACAATGCAGACCA caACCGAGGTGGCCAAACCAATCGTAACAACCCCACGGAACCAAGTCTACAGCAAATACGTGTGTGGTGTTAAAGGAACGTCAAGAATGGGGAGAGTTGTAGGAGGAGAAGATGGAGATCAAGGCGAATGGTGCTGGCAAGTCGCCCTCATCAATAGCCTCAACCAATATTTGTGTGGGGCTGCTCTCATTGGAACTCAGTGGGTGCTCACAGCCGCTCATTGTGTGACAAA CATTGTGCGTTCGGGAGATGCCATCTACGTCAGGGTGGGTGACCACGACTTAACCAAAAAATATGGCAGTCCAGGGGCTCAAACTTTGCGAGTGGCAACCACCTACATTCACCACAATCACAATAGTCAGACATTAGACAACGACATAGCGTTACTAAAACTGCATGGACAGGCCGAACTCAAAGAAGGAGTTTGTCTTGTTTGCCTCCCAGCGAGAGGAGTTAATCATGCAGCCGGGAAGAGGTGCACAGTTACAGGATATGGATATATGGGTGAAG CCGGTCCTATTCCGCTCAGAGTGCGAGAGGCAGAGTTGCCTATCGTGAGTGATGCTGAGTGCATTAGAAAAGTGAATGCAGTTACTGAGAAAATATTCATCTTGCCCGCCAGCAGCTTTTGTGCTGGAGGCGAAGAAGGCAACGATGCTTGTCAG GGTGATGGAGGAGGGCCCCTGGTATGCCAAGACGATGGATTTTACGAACTGGCAGGTTTAGTTTCCTGGGGCTTCGGCTGCGGTAGAGTGGACGTCCCAGGGGTGTACGTCAAGGTTTCCTCCTTTATCGGTTGGATCAATCAAATCATCAGTGTCAACAATTTATAG